CGATCGTGCTTTTTCACATAGTTTCAAAGGACTGGAAGATCTTCCTTTAGGTGATGTCTTAGAAGCTGTCGACATCCCTTCCGATTGGCTTGAGAAACTCGCCGAAAAGCATCTGAGCGCTGAAGAGCGCGCCGAGATCGAAAGTTTAGGCGGCTTTGACAAGCTCATGGAAACATTGAAAGAACGCCTGAAAGAGCAGGAAGCCCGACACCAAGGCGGCAACAAATGGATCGGGACAGCAGGGACTTCTCCCTTCGGAGCCTACGGCTACAACCCCGAAGGCGTGCGCATCGGCCAGAATGAAAGCCGCCACAAAAGTGCCGTCAAAGTCTGGGACAAACGCGAGTTCAAAAACCTCGATGGCGATGTCGAGCTTGGAACACGCAACATCAAAGTCGCCCTGAAGCGCCTGCGCCGCTGGGCGCGTGATGGCGCGCATGATGAACTTGATCTTGACGGCACAATCCGCGCCACAGCCGAGCACGGCTACCTAGACGTCAAGACCCGCCCAGAGCGGCGCAACGCCGTGAAAGTCCTTCTGTTTCTCGATATTGGCGGCTCGATGGATCCGCACATCAAAATGGTCGAAGAGCTTTTCTCCGCCGCCAAATCTGAGTTCAAACACTTTGAGCACTTCTACTTCCATAACTGCCTTTATGAAGGCGTCTGGAAAGACAACGCACGCCGCTGGGATCAGCAAACGCCCACATGGGAGGTCCTGCGCACCTACGGGGCAGACTACAAGTGTATCTTCGTCGGTGATGCCTCTATGTCGCCCTATGAGGTCGCCTACCCTGGCGGCGCGAACGAGCACTGGAACGCCGAGTCAGGTCAAGTCTGGCTGGAGCGCACCCGCGAACATTGGTCCAACAACGTGTGGATCAATCCAGTACCTGAGAAGTACTGGGGCTACACCCACTCCATCGGGATGATCCAAGAGATTTTCGAAAACCGTATGCACCCGATGACGCTTGACGGCATAACAGCCGCCATGCGCGAGCTTCTCTGATGTCTCGCCGGCAGAATGGTCTGCTTGGTGTTCTGCGCTCCCATCCTGTCATGTCTCTTGCTTTCGCTCTCGCTCTCGCGCTGGTTTTGTTTTTCGCGACAGGCTTTGTCCGCCACGCCATCTACTGGTCAGACCCAGCCCATCAAGCCCAGCCCCTAGAAGGCTGGATGACACCACGCTACATTGCCAACTCTTGGAACGTTGACGGCCCCGAGCTAGCCAAACATCTCGGCGTGAGCGAAGCGCCCAAAGAGCGCCCCACGCTGCAAGATATCGCCGATAAGCGCGGCGTACCACTTGCGACGATCATAGCGATCGCTGAGAGCTATCTGACAGCCCACGCGCGCATCAAATGAGCGATACACTTCTCCAACTTCTCGCCACATACGGCGCGCCCCTGCTCGCCCTGACAACCTTTGCCTCCTGTCTCGCGCTACCTGTCCCTTCGTCTCTGATGATGCTGGCTGCGGGAGCTTTTGTGGCCTCCGGAGACTTGAGCGCAAGCGCGGTCGCGGGCGCAGCCTTCGCTGGAGCTGTTGCGGGCGATCAGCTCGGCTATGTTGCAGGCCGAGGTGGTGGAGCCTTTATAGAGCGCAAGCTCGCCAGCCGCCCCAAACGCCGCCGCCTCTATGCCCGCGCCCGTGCCTACCTTCTTAGCCACGGCAGCTATGGGGTGTTTCTCACGCGCTGGCTTTTTTCTCCGCTCGGACCCTACGCAAATTTGGCGGCAGGCGCTGCTCGGCTCAGCTGGGCACGCTTCACACTTTGGGCCGCCGCAGGCGAAGCCCTCTGGGTCGCGCTTTATGTGACGCTGGGACAGGGCTTCTCGCACAACCTTATGATGGCTTCCGATCTCATCACTCAAGTGCTAGGCCTGCTTGCCGCACTCGGCAGCAGCTTTTTTCTGGGGCGCTGGTTGCTCAAACTCTCCAGACAGCGGGCGCGGGGCTAGCGTTTCGATTCTGACACTGCCAAAGCACGCAGTCTGCTAACCTGTCACCGCGAGCGCTTCTGTTCTTTTGGCCCACAAACTATTGCTTAAACAAAGCCCCTGGCCCCCAGCCCACAGATTTAAGGCCTGCAAGTTTGAGCAAATGCCACAAAAGTGCTTGATTAGAGGAGATCACAGGGCATCCCGCGCGCTGTTCTGCTTCTTGCAAAATACCAAAGGTCCGCAGATTTGTGCAGCTGGCAAAAACGGCATCGCACTCTGATATTTTCGAAACGTTTTCTATTGCTTCAAGTGTACTCTGCTCACTGATCCGCGCGACTTTTCTATCCTCACGTTCCGCAAAACTAAACTCACTCACCGCCTCGAACCCATTCGCGCTCAAAAGCGCCCGCATCGGTGCAGTCACCTCTTTCACATAGGGGCTGACAAAAGCGATCCGTTTGGCCTTGAGCGCGTGAAGTCCTGCCATAACTGCCGAAATAGGGTCACTCACTGCCGCCTCTGGATGGCTGTCTTGTACCAATTCAGCAACCCGTGCAGGCCCAATCACAGTGCTGGCCGAGGTACAGGCATAGCCTACAGCCTTAAGCCCTTCGGGCAAAAGCTGCGCTGCCTCAGGGAGCCTTTTTTCCATCATTTTAAGAGCCTCAGGCGTCACATCAGCCTCAGCCCTGATACGCGTGTGGACAAGGCTCACGGCTTGCCCCGCAAGCACTTGGCGCGCCTCATTTTCAAGTGTCTCATCCGTTGAAAGCACAATCAGGCCCAGCTTTGCCGCCCCGCCATAGCCGTCGTCCAAGTCGTAAGTCTGCATGTCATGAGCCTTGTGTATATTCCGCTGGCCCGAATCTGACCCCGCACCTAACCTTGCCCCATGAGCAATGCCCCTGTCACGCACATAGACCCGATACGATTTGCAGCCGATCCCTATCCAGATCTGGCACACATGCGTGCGCACGCGCCCATCTCCTTTGTGCCCGAGTTAAATGCAACGCTTTTCACACGCCGCGATGACATCTTCACCCAAGAAAAACGCGTCGACATTTTTTCATCCGAGCAACCTGAAGGCTTAATGACCAAGCTTATGGGCGAGAACCTTATGCGCAAGGACGGCGAAGCACATATGTTTGAGCGCCGTGCGCTTTTCCCCGCGCTTAGTCCACGTACGATGCGAGACATCTGGTTGCCGCAGATTGACGCTAAAGCAGATAAGCTTCTGCAATTCATAGCAGAAAACAAAGCCTGCGATCTCGTCCGAGACTACGCCATGGTCATTTCAGCCGAGACACTCAAGCTCGTGACAGGCCTGACAAACATGGAAGCCGAAGAGCTTGATCGCGTCAGCCAAGGCATGATCGACGGCTGTGCCAACTACGCAGGGAAGCCTGAAATTGAGGCCAACTGCCATGACTGCACACGCTCAATCGACGATCACATCGACGAAATGATTCCGATTGTCATGAAACACCCTAACAAGTCAGCACTTTGCGTGATGCTTGAGGCTGGGCTGCCACTAGAGTCCGTTCGCGCCAACATCAAACTGATTATTTCGGGAGGTCAAAACGAACCTCGCGACGCCATCGCCGGTGCCTCTTGGGCCCTACTTACCCACGCGGAACAACTCGACATGGTAAAGAGCGGTGCCGCAACTTGGAGTGAGGTGTTTGATGAATACGTCCGCTGGATATCCCCAATAGGCATGTCCCCGCGCGAGGTCGCTAAAGACGAGGTCATTGGTGAAGTTCAGTTCACAAAAGGCGAACGCATCTTCTTTATGTTCTCCTCAGCGGGCCATGACGAAGACTATTTCGAAGCCCCAGAGACCTTCGATATAAAGCGCAATACTGGTCCAAGTATTCCCTTCGGAGCGGGTCCACATTTCTGCGGCGGCGCGGCTGTGGCCCGCTCTCTCATCACAGAGGTCGCCCTCCCAAAGCTCTTCAAAGCCTTCCCCAATCTCCGTCTCGCTGGGCCAGCTCCCTTTACAGGATGGGCCTTTCGCGGCCCAACAAAAATGCCCGTTGCGTGGTAGCTCCAAACACCCCATATCTGTGGCATGCTCAAACTTCTGCCCATCCTTCTGCCGCTGATCTATGGCTACATCATTTACCGCTTCTCCGTGCGCAACACGCTGAAAGAGCTGGATGCGAAGTCCACCGAGCTGGCCGATCCCGCGTTTCAGCCTGTTCTCGAACGTCTTGCAGCAGCGCTCGGCATCCCTCGCGTGCGTGTCCACCTTTACGAGATTGAGCCAGTGAATGGCCTTGCCGCACCCGATGGCCGCATCTTCATAACACGCGGGTTCTACGACAAATTTCGGTCAAACGAGGTTTCCGCCGAAGAGCTCGCCAGCGTCATTGCACACGAGCTTGGCCATGTCGCCCTTGGCCACTCCCGCCGCCGCATGATCGATTTTTCAGGCCAAAATGCGATGCGCATGGCCCTCGGCGCTGTACTATCGCGCTTCATTCCTGTGATCGGCTTCTGGCTCGCCAACTTCGCCACAAGCCTCCTCGCCGCCCGCCTTTCACGTTCTGACGAATACGAAGCCGACGAATACGCCGCCGCTTTGATGACAAAGGCAGGCTTTGGCGTGACGCCGCAGATCGAGCTGTTTCACAAGCTCGAAACCCTCACAGGCGCGGTCGCAGGCCGCCCACCAGCATGGCTCTTGAGCCACCCAAAAACCGAAGAGCGTATTGCCGCCATTCGTGCACTCGAAAGTCGTTGGCAAGACGCCTAAGACAGCGCCTTCGCAAGTCGCGGTAAACGCGCTTTCTTGAGCAAGCCGCGCATGTCCCAATCCTGCCCTGACAGCTCTTGAGCCTTGGCCAAAACCCGTGAGGCGACGCCTGACACAAGCTCTGGCTGCGCGGCCCAAAGTCCGCGCAAATACGCGTCAGGGTCCAATAAGCTCAGCCCTTCTTCAGCCAAAATCTGCGCCGGAAAGTCTTTTTTATTCAATGTGATGATTGCATCAGCTGAGCCTGCAATCGCAGCTGCGAGCACATGAATATCGTTCGCATCTGGCAGCCAAAGGCGCGCCTTTAGCCCCTCTCCATAGCGCACCCGCGCATTCGGCCAGCGGGCATTGAGCAACGCAATTTCGCCTTCGGCAAAA
This genomic window from Lentibacter algarum contains:
- a CDS encoding M48 family metallopeptidase, giving the protein MLKLLPILLPLIYGYIIYRFSVRNTLKELDAKSTELADPAFQPVLERLAAALGIPRVRVHLYEIEPVNGLAAPDGRIFITRGFYDKFRSNEVSAEELASVIAHELGHVALGHSRRRMIDFSGQNAMRMALGAVLSRFIPVIGFWLANFATSLLAARLSRSDEYEADEYAAALMTKAGFGVTPQIELFHKLETLTGAVAGRPPAWLLSHPKTEERIAAIRALESRWQDA
- a CDS encoding cytochrome P450 — encoded protein: MSNAPVTHIDPIRFAADPYPDLAHMRAHAPISFVPELNATLFTRRDDIFTQEKRVDIFSSEQPEGLMTKLMGENLMRKDGEAHMFERRALFPALSPRTMRDIWLPQIDAKADKLLQFIAENKACDLVRDYAMVISAETLKLVTGLTNMEAEELDRVSQGMIDGCANYAGKPEIEANCHDCTRSIDDHIDEMIPIVMKHPNKSALCVMLEAGLPLESVRANIKLIISGGQNEPRDAIAGASWALLTHAEQLDMVKSGAATWSEVFDEYVRWISPIGMSPREVAKDEVIGEVQFTKGERIFFMFSSAGHDEDYFEAPETFDIKRNTGPSIPFGAGPHFCGGAAVARSLITEVALPKLFKAFPNLRLAGPAPFTGWAFRGPTKMPVAW
- a CDS encoding VWA domain-containing protein, with protein sequence MFLPFFENLREAGIPVSLREYLTFLEAVKAGLVTYDIEGFYYLARTAMVKDERHIDRFDRAFSHSFKGLEDLPLGDVLEAVDIPSDWLEKLAEKHLSAEERAEIESLGGFDKLMETLKERLKEQEARHQGGNKWIGTAGTSPFGAYGYNPEGVRIGQNESRHKSAVKVWDKREFKNLDGDVELGTRNIKVALKRLRRWARDGAHDELDLDGTIRATAEHGYLDVKTRPERRNAVKVLLFLDIGGSMDPHIKMVEELFSAAKSEFKHFEHFYFHNCLYEGVWKDNARRWDQQTPTWEVLRTYGADYKCIFVGDASMSPYEVAYPGGANEHWNAESGQVWLERTREHWSNNVWINPVPEKYWGYTHSIGMIQEIFENRMHPMTLDGITAAMRELL
- a CDS encoding RSP_2648 family PIN domain-containing protein, translating into MKLLLDTCVLYPTVMREMLLGVAVAGAFEPFWSAEIEGEWAHTAEKHEQGARAFAEGEIALLNARWPNARVRYGEGLKARLWLPDANDIHVLAAAIAGSADAIITLNKKDFPAQILAEEGLSLLDPDAYLRGLWAAQPELVSGVASRVLAKAQELSGQDWDMRGLLKKARLPRLAKALS
- a CDS encoding aspartate/glutamate racemase family protein, with the translated sequence MQTYDLDDGYGGAAKLGLIVLSTDETLENEARQVLAGQAVSLVHTRIRAEADVTPEALKMMEKRLPEAAQLLPEGLKAVGYACTSASTVIGPARVAELVQDSHPEAAVSDPISAVMAGLHALKAKRIAFVSPYVKEVTAPMRALLSANGFEAVSEFSFAEREDRKVARISEQSTLEAIENVSKISECDAVFASCTNLRTFGILQEAEQRAGCPVISSNQALLWHLLKLAGLKSVGWGPGALFKQ
- a CDS encoding VTT domain-containing protein — protein: MSDTLLQLLATYGAPLLALTTFASCLALPVPSSLMMLAAGAFVASGDLSASAVAGAAFAGAVAGDQLGYVAGRGGGAFIERKLASRPKRRRLYARARAYLLSHGSYGVFLTRWLFSPLGPYANLAAGAARLSWARFTLWAAAGEALWVALYVTLGQGFSHNLMMASDLITQVLGLLAALGSSFFLGRWLLKLSRQRARG